One genomic region from Terriglobus aquaticus encodes:
- a CDS encoding helix-turn-helix domain-containing protein — protein sequence MNALKDAPDARTSLVDSIRQFDRYLTTREVMNLLQLGRNTICGWCASGRLPALRTPNGYRFDPIALAVWLDSRMLNGKVAK from the coding sequence ATGAACGCCTTGAAAGACGCTCCCGATGCGCGGACGAGCCTGGTGGACAGCATCCGCCAGTTCGACCGCTACCTGACCACACGAGAGGTTATGAACCTACTTCAACTCGGCCGCAACACCATTTGTGGATGGTGCGCAAGCGGACGCCTGCCTGCGTTACGCACCCCGAACGGGTACCGCTTCGACCCAATCGCCCTCGCGGTTTGGCTCGACAGCCGCATGCTCAACGGGAAGGTGGCGAAATGA
- a CDS encoding ribonucleoside-diphosphate reductase subunit alpha has product MATTTLQTSLSDINSGFPSRDETPVMHVKKRNGSLEAVDVNKIVRAVQRCAFGLQHVDAIRIASKTIGGLYDGATTRELDTISIDTAAALIAEEPQYSKLAARLLLATIIKEVANQNLHSFSQSVEYGFQQGIVSDATAEFVRVHARKLNHAIDETASDRFEYFGLRTVYDRYLLRDPLSRKVIETPQHFFLRVACGLAGTPNEAIEFYKLIAAHEYMPSSPTLFNSGTRHPQMSSCYLHDSPGDSLESIYDAYKDVALLSKFSGGIGLAFHRVRSEGSLIRATNGLSNGIVPWLRTLDSSVAAVNQGGKRKGACCVYLEPWHADVENFLELRENTGDLSRRTYNLNTANWIPDLFMKRVDQDGLWSLFDPKVVPHLPDLFGPDFDAAYEKAEEEKLYSKQMKARDLYAKMMRCLAETGNGWMTFKDACNLKNNQTGGPGNVIHLSNLCTEITEVTSSNETAVCNLGSINLGRHTTLDEDGRVVFDFAKLANTVRIAVPMLDRVIDINFYPIQTAADANNRWRPVGLGVMGLQDVFFQMRLPFDSPEAQALSARIQEEIYYHALVASVALAEKAGPHASFHETRLSKGQFQFDLWNVKPTHEARWNDLRERVAKFGVRNSLLIAIAPTATIASIVGCYECIEPQISNLFKRETLSGEFLQVNRYLIDELKARGMWNDAIRTKLKIGEGSIQNIDELPDDLKLIYRTVWEVPMRSLIEMAAARNAYVDQAQSLNLFVESPNIGRLSSMYMFAWKAGLKTTYYLRSRPATKIAKTTVQRAAMSSAQPLAGVPGTLQAHEPKSSEVPPTVPAATAEAIACSLENPESCEACQ; this is encoded by the coding sequence ATGGCGACCACAACCCTGCAGACCAGCCTTTCCGACATCAACTCGGGCTTCCCGTCCCGCGACGAAACCCCGGTGATGCACGTAAAGAAACGCAACGGCTCCCTGGAAGCCGTGGACGTCAACAAGATCGTCCGCGCCGTTCAGCGTTGTGCCTTTGGCCTGCAGCACGTGGATGCGATCCGCATCGCCTCCAAGACCATTGGTGGCCTGTACGACGGCGCGACCACCCGCGAGCTCGACACCATCTCGATCGACACCGCGGCCGCGCTGATCGCCGAGGAGCCGCAGTACTCCAAGCTCGCCGCCCGCCTCTTGCTGGCCACCATCATCAAGGAAGTCGCCAACCAGAACCTGCACTCGTTCTCGCAGTCCGTCGAATACGGCTTCCAGCAGGGCATCGTCTCCGACGCCACCGCCGAGTTCGTCCGCGTTCACGCCCGCAAGCTGAATCACGCCATCGACGAAACGGCCTCCGACCGCTTCGAGTACTTCGGTCTGCGTACCGTGTACGACCGCTACCTGCTGCGCGATCCTCTCTCCCGCAAGGTCATCGAAACACCGCAACACTTCTTTCTGCGCGTCGCCTGCGGTCTGGCCGGCACACCCAACGAAGCCATCGAGTTCTACAAGCTCATCGCCGCGCACGAGTACATGCCCAGCTCGCCGACGCTTTTCAACTCCGGCACCAGGCACCCGCAGATGTCCAGCTGCTACCTGCACGACTCCCCGGGCGATTCGCTGGAATCCATCTACGACGCTTATAAGGATGTCGCACTGCTGTCCAAGTTCTCCGGCGGCATCGGCCTCGCCTTCCACCGCGTCCGGTCTGAAGGTTCGCTCATCCGCGCCACCAACGGCCTGTCGAACGGCATTGTGCCGTGGCTGCGCACGCTTGATTCGTCCGTCGCCGCCGTCAACCAGGGCGGCAAGCGCAAGGGTGCCTGCTGCGTCTATCTGGAGCCGTGGCATGCCGACGTCGAAAACTTCCTCGAACTCCGCGAAAACACCGGCGACCTCTCCCGCCGCACCTACAACCTGAACACCGCCAACTGGATCCCCGACCTCTTCATGAAGCGCGTCGACCAGGACGGCCTGTGGTCGCTCTTCGATCCCAAGGTGGTACCGCATCTGCCTGATCTCTTCGGCCCCGACTTCGATGCCGCCTACGAAAAAGCCGAAGAAGAGAAGCTGTACAGCAAGCAGATGAAGGCGCGCGACCTGTACGCCAAGATGATGCGCTGCCTCGCCGAGACCGGCAATGGCTGGATGACCTTCAAGGACGCCTGCAACCTGAAGAACAACCAGACCGGCGGGCCCGGCAACGTCATCCATCTCTCCAATCTCTGCACCGAAATCACTGAGGTGACCAGCAGCAACGAAACCGCTGTCTGCAACCTGGGCTCCATCAACCTGGGCCGGCACACCACGCTCGACGAGGACGGCCGCGTCGTCTTCGACTTTGCGAAGCTGGCCAACACCGTCCGCATCGCGGTACCCATGCTCGACCGCGTCATCGACATCAACTTCTACCCCATCCAGACCGCGGCCGACGCCAACAATCGCTGGCGCCCCGTGGGCCTCGGCGTCATGGGCCTGCAGGATGTCTTCTTCCAGATGCGTCTGCCCTTCGACTCACCTGAGGCACAGGCACTCTCCGCCCGTATCCAGGAAGAGATCTACTACCACGCACTCGTGGCCTCGGTCGCGCTGGCCGAGAAGGCGGGCCCGCACGCTTCCTTCCACGAAACTCGCCTCAGCAAGGGCCAGTTCCAGTTCGACCTGTGGAACGTGAAGCCCACTCACGAAGCTCGTTGGAACGATCTGCGCGAGCGCGTCGCCAAGTTTGGCGTCCGCAATTCCCTGCTCATCGCCATCGCGCCCACCGCAACCATCGCGTCCATCGTCGGCTGCTACGAGTGCATCGAACCCCAGATCTCCAACCTGTTCAAGCGCGAAACGCTCTCCGGCGAGTTCCTCCAGGTCAACCGCTACCTCATCGACGAGCTCAAGGCGCGTGGCATGTGGAACGACGCCATCCGTACCAAGCTCAAGATCGGCGAAGGCTCTATCCAGAACATCGATGAGCTGCCGGACGACCTGAAGCTGATCTACCGGACCGTGTGGGAAGTTCCCATGCGCTCGCTCATCGAAATGGCTGCCGCACGCAACGCCTATGTCGACCAGGCACAGTCACTCAACCTCTTCGTCGAGTCGCCCAACATCGGCCGCCTGTCGTCCATGTATATGTTCGCGTGGAAGGCCGGCCTGAAGACCACCTACTACCTGCGCTCGCGTCCGGCCACCAAGATCGCAAAGACCACCGTGCAGCGCGCCGCCATGAGTTCGGCCCAGCCGCTCGCTGGTGTTCCCGGCACCCTGCAGGCACACGAACCCAAGTCGTCTGAGGTGCCGCCCACCGTTCCGGCAGCCACCGCCGAGGCAATAGCCTGCTCGCTTGAAAACCCGGAAAGCTGCGAAGCCTGCCAGTGA
- a CDS encoding recombinase family protein: protein MIDQQFVKNLQDKSFAGQKGRVLAGFHVGSVPYGYRCDRVLDPNAPNATTQGGTLGSKLVIFEEEAEVVRRIFQMYADGKSMMGIAKLLNAEMIPSPINSRARKTESNWGSDPIKTIVKNVKYIGQYIWNVSHQEEDPDTGKIQKVDKPETEWVRIDAPELRIVSDELWAAAAERRSKMSSKQKSRVEGGYNRAKDRPYLFSGFLFCGLCGEKLIANGLQSRSRYRCENARMHRGCTSRLSIPESVLSEQLTELFASKLLSAANFEPLVSSTHAELTARFRREEERASRAGLREMESQLRLKQEGIQNLLVIAEQGPSLVVAERIAALEREAISLREKLRIAKSRRKVVVSPETLTELVRQNLSKFKKVLQEDVALARTLFEDHLVRLKLYPDTIDGTDQVCVIGEVDIFSGQNARSSGVLVGGECTPTSHQHDPSHAGIFYFVAEISSSYTRPCVFLNRSAGCSESAPSSAAALRAQANGRRFFVTTLVTSGRKMSLLGTALSISASAFTRS from the coding sequence ATGATCGATCAGCAGTTCGTGAAGAACCTGCAAGACAAGTCTTTTGCCGGGCAGAAGGGACGCGTCCTCGCGGGCTTCCACGTCGGAAGTGTTCCTTACGGTTATAGGTGCGACCGTGTCCTCGATCCGAACGCCCCGAACGCGACGACGCAAGGCGGAACCCTCGGCTCCAAGCTCGTGATCTTTGAAGAGGAGGCTGAAGTGGTACGGCGCATCTTCCAGATGTACGCGGACGGCAAGAGCATGATGGGGATCGCCAAGCTGCTGAACGCGGAAATGATTCCGTCGCCGATCAATTCGCGAGCGCGCAAGACGGAATCGAACTGGGGTTCAGATCCGATCAAGACGATCGTGAAAAACGTCAAGTACATAGGCCAGTACATCTGGAATGTCAGCCACCAGGAAGAAGACCCTGATACCGGCAAGATCCAGAAGGTCGACAAGCCTGAGACAGAGTGGGTTCGCATCGACGCGCCAGAACTCAGGATCGTCTCAGACGAGCTCTGGGCAGCAGCTGCGGAGCGTCGATCCAAGATGTCCAGCAAGCAGAAGTCTCGGGTGGAGGGCGGTTACAACAGGGCCAAGGACCGGCCATACCTCTTCAGCGGTTTCCTGTTCTGCGGTCTCTGTGGCGAAAAACTGATCGCAAACGGCTTACAGAGTCGATCTCGGTACAGGTGCGAGAACGCACGCATGCACCGCGGGTGCACCAGCCGGTTGAGCATACCCGAATCTGTTCTCTCAGAACAACTGACCGAACTCTTCGCTTCGAAGCTGCTGAGCGCCGCGAACTTCGAGCCTCTCGTCTCCTCCACCCACGCCGAATTGACCGCAAGGTTCAGGCGAGAAGAGGAACGGGCGAGCCGGGCAGGCCTGAGAGAGATGGAAAGCCAACTCCGGTTGAAGCAAGAAGGCATTCAGAATCTTCTCGTCATCGCGGAGCAGGGACCGTCTCTCGTGGTCGCAGAACGCATAGCTGCGTTGGAAAGAGAAGCCATCTCTCTACGTGAGAAGTTGCGGATCGCGAAGAGTCGACGCAAGGTCGTGGTCTCCCCGGAAACCCTGACGGAACTGGTTCGACAGAACCTGAGCAAGTTCAAGAAGGTGTTGCAGGAAGATGTTGCGCTTGCGCGGACTCTTTTCGAAGATCATCTCGTTCGCCTAAAGCTCTACCCTGACACCATCGACGGAACAGACCAGGTCTGCGTCATCGGCGAGGTGGACATCTTCTCAGGCCAAAACGCGCGTTCTTCAGGCGTGTTGGTAGGAGGTGAGTGTACACCGACCTCCCACCAACACGATCCATCTCACGCAGGAATCTTCTACTTCGTCGCGGAGATCAGCTCGAGCTATACAAGACCGTGCGTTTTTTTGAACCGCTCTGCGGGCTGCTCAGAGAGCGCGCCGAGCAGTGCAGCGGCCCTAAGAGCCCAAGCCAATGGGCGGCGGTTCTTCGTGACTACCTTGGTCACAAGTGGCCGCAAGATGAGCCTCTTGGGTACGGCGCTATCAATCAGTGCTTCCGCGTTCACGCGGAGCTGA
- a CDS encoding tyrosine-type recombinase/integrase, whose protein sequence is MRAAKTFAACKNMLGLFAGRYGSRLVADISRNDILQHMLHLKAKGLSDRTVFNHVARINSLLIGNGTARVLRPADWPRYDEKVVSAYHPDQVAKLLQAATTRQRILFTFFLATSFREQEVTHCTWDDVDFRNKVISARSKPAYKFRLKDKEERSVPVPDSLIKELENLKAGSQSSLLFPSKSGAPNRHHLRELQRLAFHAGLNCNSCVTRGGQRCSSKAVCRRWGLHEFRRTLATSHAEAGVPATTIQRWLGHSDLTTTLRYLAAADLRSDRTRSQVNASFSFLEEPECR, encoded by the coding sequence ATGCGTGCAGCGAAGACCTTCGCTGCTTGTAAGAACATGCTGGGCCTCTTCGCCGGCCGGTATGGTTCTCGTCTGGTCGCGGACATTAGCCGCAATGACATTTTGCAGCACATGTTGCACCTGAAGGCAAAGGGACTTAGCGACCGCACCGTGTTCAACCACGTGGCGCGCATCAACTCCCTGCTCATTGGCAACGGGACCGCGCGAGTTCTTCGGCCCGCAGACTGGCCTCGCTATGACGAGAAGGTCGTGAGTGCCTACCACCCGGACCAGGTCGCCAAACTTCTGCAGGCCGCCACCACGCGACAGCGCATCCTCTTCACATTCTTTCTGGCCACGAGTTTTCGCGAGCAGGAGGTTACGCACTGCACCTGGGACGATGTCGACTTCCGCAACAAGGTCATCTCGGCGCGCAGTAAGCCTGCATACAAGTTCCGACTGAAGGACAAGGAAGAGCGGTCAGTTCCGGTGCCGGACAGCCTGATCAAAGAATTGGAGAATCTGAAGGCTGGCAGTCAATCCTCCCTCCTTTTTCCGTCAAAATCCGGAGCTCCAAACCGTCATCACCTCCGCGAACTGCAGCGCCTCGCCTTCCATGCAGGCCTCAACTGCAATTCCTGCGTGACACGTGGTGGTCAACGGTGTTCCAGCAAGGCGGTGTGCCGGCGCTGGGGCCTGCACGAATTTCGCCGGACCCTCGCGACTTCCCATGCGGAAGCCGGCGTCCCAGCGACCACTATCCAGCGATGGCTTGGACACTCCGACCTGACGACCACGCTCCGGTACCTGGCTGCGGCGGACCTGCGCTCCGACAGGACTCGCTCACAGGTGAACGCAAGCTTCAGCTTTCTGGAAGAACCGGAGTGCCGCTAA
- a CDS encoding recombinase family protein: MRPSNLTNTSTGGVTRRAALYARYSTSMQRPASLQDQERSCREYAEKNGIILLDDHIYQDAAQSGTNTRNRPGFGALRAAMKRKPREFGVVLFDDTSRCARDVHDILEFVKDAGKRKTAVCFAKQDIDTSRTVGRSS, from the coding sequence TTGAGACCCTCTAACCTCACCAACACCTCGACAGGCGGTGTTACACGTCGAGCAGCGCTTTACGCGAGGTACTCGACCTCGATGCAGCGCCCCGCCTCCCTGCAGGATCAAGAGCGATCCTGCCGAGAGTATGCCGAAAAGAACGGCATCATTCTTCTTGATGACCACATCTATCAGGACGCCGCTCAATCTGGGACAAACACACGGAATCGGCCGGGCTTTGGGGCCCTGCGCGCGGCCATGAAGCGCAAGCCGAGAGAGTTCGGCGTTGTGCTTTTTGACGATACGTCGCGGTGCGCCCGGGATGTACACGACATCTTGGAGTTCGTGAAAGACGCAGGAAAACGCAAAACCGCGGTCTGCTTCGCGAAGCAGGACATCGACACGTCTAGAACCGTTGGGAGATCATCCTGA